CCTGGAAATTCTCAAGCGCTTCGAAGCTGAAGGAATAACATTTGCTGTGTCTCCAAAGACCGTGTATTTGGCAGATCGAGACTACTTGGTGCAGAATATGTTGAACATAAGTAAATCGAGCACTGAGGCCAGAATTCCGTCCGAATAGAGCATGCGGGCAAGATTGACACCGATTTGTGCCGATGTTAACCTAAATACGAAGTTATTGAAGTGAATCGGATTTAGCTTGATAGCTGTTCAGAGCGCATAATCCCAATTATTTCTTCTGAATTGTTGGATACCAAAAGACTTATTGTGATGTGAAAATCATGGGAAAACTACATTCGATGAATGTCGCCATTTGTTTTTATGTAACGAAAAGAAGATGCCGCTCCGGGGGGACCTGTGGCAAGTGAGACTATTCCGGTAGCCCGTTATGAAGGTAATGGAAAATGCAGGTTTTGTGTTTGGGCTCCCATCAGAAATGCCGTAGAACTGCACATTGTATCGGCACAGGAACGCTTCATCACGTTAGACCGAGACGATCGGGGCTATTATTCCGCGACTGCAACGGATGTACATCCTGGTGACCTCTATTTTTATCGCCTCGATCGTGAAGAAGAGTTTCCCGACCCCGCTTCACGGTTCCAACCCCAGGGGGTGCACGGGCCTTCGCAAGTTATGAGTTCCGAATATGCGTGGAAGAACGATGCTTGGCGCGGAATTCCGTTGAAGGAATACATTTTGTACGAATTGCACGTTGGAAGCTTCACTCCCGAAGGAACATTCGATGGTGTAGAAAAAAGAGTTGCGGAACTGAGAGATCTCGGAGTCACAGCACTGGAAATTATGCCTGTGGCACAATTTCCGGGGGAACGAAATTGGGGATATGACGGTGTTTACCCATTTGCGGTTCAAAATTCCTACGGTGGACCTGAAGGCCTTAAAAGGCTTGTTGATGCATGTCATGGTGCAGGTTTGGCCGCAGTTCTGGATGTGGTTTACAATCACCTGGGACCCGAAGGAAGTTATCTGAGTAAATTCGGGCCTTATTTTACTTCGCGCTATCATACTCCGTGGGGCGACGCCGTAAATTTTGACGGCCCATACAGTGATGAGGTCAGGCGTTACTTCATACAAAATGCTTTATATTGGCTCGAAGAATTTCGATTCGATGCTCTCCGCCTTGATGCCATTCACGGCATTCTCGATTTTTCGGCTAAACCATTTCTTGAAGAACTGTCGAGTGCAGTACATGACCTGAGAGAGCGTACCAATCGCCACATTTACTTGATCGCTGAATGTGACCGAAACGATTCTCGTGTGACTCTGCCCGGAGCTTGCGGTGGATACGGAATCGATGCCCAGTGGAACGATGATTTTCATCATGCATTACACGTTCTGCTCACCAGTGAGAATCAAGGTTACTATGCGGATTTTGGAAGCCTCACCCATATGGCGAAAGCCTACAGGGAAGGATTCGTCTATTCGGGACAATACTCGATTTTCAGGCAACGCAGTCACGGAATACCATCAACCATGCTAACAGGGGAACAGTTGGTCGTATGCAGTCAGAACCACGATCAGGTGGGCAACAGGCTTCTGGGCGATCGGCTGACATCTCTTGTACCCGAAGATGCTTTGAGGCTTGCGGCCGGTGCCGTGATCCTCTCTCCTTTCATTCCTCTCCTTTTCATGGGGGAAGAATATGGCGAGAAAGCTCCATTCCAATATTTTGTAAGCCATTCAGATCCCGATCTCGTGCGTGCAGTCAGGGAAGGGAGAAAAATGGAATTTGAGGCTTTCAGGTGGCAGGGGGAATGTCCGGATCCTCAATCACAAGCCATTTTCCAGACTGCGCAACTTACCCCATCCCTGAAAGAAGCTGCTCCTCATGACAAAATGTATGCGTATTATCGGAAACTCATCGATCTACGCAAGACAGTGCAGTCCTTGGCCGACCTTGATAAAGAGAGTATGGAAGTCACTGAATATGAAGCTCAAAACGTGCTTGTCTTAAGGCGCTGGGCACTGGACGACGAAGTAATTGAGATCCTTCATTTCAGTGCAAGTTCTTCTTCAATTACGCTGCAGATTCCTTCCGGAACATGGAATACGATATTAGATTCAGGCGATCCGGTCTGGGGGGGGCATGGGATCAGCCTGGACGATGAATTCATATCCAGGGGAGAAATAGTGACACGTGTCCATCCATATGCGTTCATAGTCTTGAGAAAGATGAGGTCTGCAGTGTAATGGAAAAATTTGTGTGCATTCACGGCCATTTTTATCAGCCGCCCCGAGAGAATCCTTGGCTTGAAGCAATTGAAGTGCAAGATTCCGCTTATCCTTATCATGACTGGAATGAACGGATAACTGCCGAATGTTACGGACCCAATGGGACTGCCCGCATTTTTGACATGGAAGGCAGAATTGTAGACATCACAAATAACTATTCGAAAATGAGCTTCAACTTCGGTCCGACTCTCCTCGATTGGATGCAAAAGGAACGACCGAGACCGTATGAGTCCATTATCGAAGCGGATCGTTTGAGCATGGAACGTTTTGGCGGCCATGGGTCGGCCATGGCTCAAGTTTACAATCACATGATCCTGCCGTTGGGCAATACTGCAGACAAATACACGCAAATACGGTGGGGCGTGCGCGATTTCGAGACGAGATTCGGGCGCAAACCTGAAGGCATGTGGCTCGCGGAAACGGCCGTGGATCTCGAGAGCCTCGATCTGATGGCCGAGCAAGGCCTGAAGTTCACCATATTGGCACCTAACCAGGCCAGCAGAGTTCGTCACCTGCAAAGTGATGACTGGCAGGACGTCAGTGGAAGCACAATAGACCCCACAACAGCGTATAAGATCGTACTCCCGTCCGGACGAGAGATAGCTTTATTCTTTTATGACGGTCCCATCTCCAGGGCCATTGCTTTCGAACGACTCCTCATAAAAGGGGAAATTCTGGCTGACAGACTGATGGGAGCATTTTCAGAAGAAAGGCAGCGGCCTCAACTCGTAAACATAGCCACTGATGGGGAAAGTTATGGGCATCACCACAAGTATGGGGACATGGCCCTTGCCTATGCCATGAAGGCGCTCGAGGAGAATCCTTCCGTTCAGCTCACCAATTACAGCAAGTTTCTTGCCGAGAATCCTCCGGAGTACCAGGTCGAGATTTATGAGAACTCCTCATGGAGCTGCGTGCACGGAGTCGAACGCTGGCGTTCCGATTGCGGATGCAACTCGGGGGGATATCCTTCCTGGAATCAGAGCTGGAGAACCCCACTTCGAGAAGCTTTGGACTGGCTGAGAGATGCAGTTGCAGGTCCATTCGAAAAGACTGCAGGTAAACTGTTGAAAGACCCCACCGCTGCGAGAAATGACTATATCGACATTATCCTGGATCGTTCGGACGACAGTGTGAATGAATTCCTCAGCCGTCATGCCAAATCGGATTTCAGTTACGAGAATAGAGTGAATTTCTTCAAACTGATGGAGCTTCAGAGACATGCGATGCTCATGTACACGAGCTGTGGATGGTTTTTCGACGAATTA
The sequence above is a segment of the Desulfomonile tiedjei DSM 6799 genome. Coding sequences within it:
- the treZ gene encoding malto-oligosyltrehalose trehalohydrolase → MASETIPVARYEGNGKCRFCVWAPIRNAVELHIVSAQERFITLDRDDRGYYSATATDVHPGDLYFYRLDREEEFPDPASRFQPQGVHGPSQVMSSEYAWKNDAWRGIPLKEYILYELHVGSFTPEGTFDGVEKRVAELRDLGVTALEIMPVAQFPGERNWGYDGVYPFAVQNSYGGPEGLKRLVDACHGAGLAAVLDVVYNHLGPEGSYLSKFGPYFTSRYHTPWGDAVNFDGPYSDEVRRYFIQNALYWLEEFRFDALRLDAIHGILDFSAKPFLEELSSAVHDLRERTNRHIYLIAECDRNDSRVTLPGACGGYGIDAQWNDDFHHALHVLLTSENQGYYADFGSLTHMAKAYREGFVYSGQYSIFRQRSHGIPSTMLTGEQLVVCSQNHDQVGNRLLGDRLTSLVPEDALRLAAGAVILSPFIPLLFMGEEYGEKAPFQYFVSHSDPDLVRAVREGRKMEFEAFRWQGECPDPQSQAIFQTAQLTPSLKEAAPHDKMYAYYRKLIDLRKTVQSLADLDKESMEVTEYEAQNVLVLRRWALDDEVIEILHFSASSSSITLQIPSGTWNTILDSGDPVWGGHGISLDDEFISRGEIVTRVHPYAFIVLRKMRSAV
- a CDS encoding DUF3536 domain-containing protein, whose product is MEKFVCIHGHFYQPPRENPWLEAIEVQDSAYPYHDWNERITAECYGPNGTARIFDMEGRIVDITNNYSKMSFNFGPTLLDWMQKERPRPYESIIEADRLSMERFGGHGSAMAQVYNHMILPLGNTADKYTQIRWGVRDFETRFGRKPEGMWLAETAVDLESLDLMAEQGLKFTILAPNQASRVRHLQSDDWQDVSGSTIDPTTAYKIVLPSGREIALFFYDGPISRAIAFERLLIKGEILADRLMGAFSEERQRPQLVNIATDGESYGHHHKYGDMALAYAMKALEENPSVQLTNYSKFLAENPPEYQVEIYENSSWSCVHGVERWRSDCGCNSGGYPSWNQSWRTPLREALDWLRDAVAGPFEKTAGKLLKDPTAARNDYIDIILDRSDDSVNEFLSRHAKSDFSYENRVNFFKLMELQRHAMLMYTSCGWFFDELSGIETVQVIQYAGRVVQLATELFGDSFRDPFLDLLEQAKSNIPEHADGKNIYLEWVEPTILDLGKVAAHYAISSIFEEFGEETSINAYSATRQHFNMSQAGRAKLAVGEVEVTSKITAESDKFCFGVVHLGDHNISCGIEQCIQGPAFDQLVEEIINPFSAADFPETIRILDKNFGDSPFSLTSLFRDEQRKVLKLILQPTLDEAHAAYSALYEHHALLMRFLHGSGTPQPKELVMMTNIVLNTRLRAALENDRLDIQNIELLLEEARLAGVQPDAPTLAYVLGDTMESLADALLEEPENLETAEKLENAATALRVLPFEVNTWKIQNTCFTILKEHYSGMLDKAKKGDEEAQEWVRLLCSVAEKLLIRVPQ